A section of the Sander vitreus isolate 19-12246 chromosome 19, sanVit1, whole genome shotgun sequence genome encodes:
- the LOC144534011 gene encoding serine/threonine-protein kinase 26-like isoform X1 has translation MEVPGMQSSQIDPEELFTKLDRIGKGSFGEVFKGIDNRTQSVVAIKTIDLEEAEDEIEDIQQEITVLSQCDSPYITKYFGSYLKGSKLWIIMEYLGGGSALDLLRAGPFDESQIATMLKEILKGLDYLHSEKKIHRDIKAANVLLSEHGQVKLADFGVAGQLTDTQIKRETFVGTPFWMAPEVIQQSAYDSKADIWSLGITAIELAKGEPPNSDMHPMRVLFHIPKSPPPTLSGDFSKSFKEFTEACLNKDPTFRPTAKELLKHKFIVKHCKKTSYLSELIDRYRRWKEEGHSGSSSDDSDSESSNKENSESPEWSFTTVRKKKTEGRKVLNGTGQDQQSKSASLTTVISPVFTELKQQHKEHSEQRLAIEELERNIRLAEEVCPGITDRMVTHIIARTRSVSSSVRSFVDQNI, from the exons AGTTCTCAGATTGATCCGGAGGAGTTGTTCACCAAATTGGATCGCATTGGAAAGGGATCTTTTggagag GTGTTTAAAGGGATCGATAATCGTACTCAGAGCGTTGTCGCCATTAAGACGATCGATCTGGAGGAGGCTGAGGACGAGATCGAGGACATCCAGCAGGAGATCACAGTTCTCAGTCAGTGCGACAGTCCGTACATCACTAAGTACTTCGGCTCCTATCTGAAG GGCAGTAAACTATGGATCATCATGGAGTATCTGGGCGGAGGTTCAGCGCTCGACTTG cttcgGGCGGGTCCGTTTGATGAGTCTCAGATTGCCACCATGCTGAAGGAGATCTTGAAAGGGCTCGACTACCTGCACTCTGAGAAGAAGATCCACCGAGACATCAAAG CTGCCAACGTCCTGCTGTCGGAGCACGGTCAGGTGAAGCTGGCCGACTTCGGTGTGGCTGGTCAGCTGACGGACACGCAGATAAAGAGGGAAACCTTCGTGGGAACGCCGTTCTGGATGGCTCCGGAGGTCATCCAGCAGTCCGCCTACGACTCCAAG GCCGACATTTGGTCGCTTGGCATCACGGCCATTGAGCTCGCCAAGGGAGAGCCTCCCAACTCGGACATGCATCCGATGCGAGTGCTGTTCCACATCCCCAAGTCTCCTCCTCCGACGCTGAGCGGCGATTTCTCCAAGAGTTTCAAAGAGTTCACCGAGGCGTGCCTCAACAAGGACCCTACCttt CGTCCAACAGCCAAAGAGCTCCTCAAACACAAGTTCATCGTCAAACACTGTAAGAAGACGTCCTACCTCAGCGAGCTGATCGACCGGTACAGGCGCTGGAAGGAGGAGGGCCACAGCGGCAGCAGCTCTGACGACTCAGACAG tgagTCCAGTAATAAGGAGAACAGCGAGTCTCCCGAGTGGTCCTTTACCACGGTCCGTAAGAAGAAGACGGAGGGCAGGAAGGTCCTCAATGGAACG GGTCAGGATCAGCAGAGTAAATCAGCCAGTCTGACCACAGTCATCTCTCCTGTCTTTACTGAG TTGAAGCAGCAGCACAAGGAGCACTCTGAGCAGCGATTGGCCATCGAGGAGCTGGAACGCAACATCCGATTGGCTGAAGAGGTCTGTCCAGGCATCACAGACAGGATGGTCACACACATCATTGCTAG AACAAGATCTGTATCGTCCTCCGTCAGATCATTCGTTGACCAAAACATTTAG
- the LOC144534599 gene encoding FERM domain-containing protein 7 produces the protein MESARSSGSHGEDEERAKPSCRWDFWDLLSGGEREREREREMGDGHRRTRRLGSLTTKSRVSKETKLRLRVVFLDDSERTFEVEQKVLGGDFFNKVCGHLKLLEKEYFGLEFRHHGGSYVWLELLKPLAKQITYTNDLFFRFIVKFFPPDPGQLKRGLTRYLFALQIKQDLSNGSLTCNDNSAALLVSHILQSELGDYDEELDCHHLEMKQYVPNQEYLDHKIMKLHKKHRGVSPGDSDIQLLEVARKLDMYSIRPHPAHDGEGMRINLAVTHSGVLVFQGNTKINTFSWAKIRKLSFKRKHFLIKLHDKVGPSCKDTLEFCMASRDVCKSFWKMCVEYHAFFRLAEEPKTIQKKLLSCKGSRFRYSGRTQKQLLECMGSGEKKPSHFERTYCQSDYDRQCRSSPDLLTDVSKQMYEHSHLFTRSGNSLAVCSQDELDPHHRGVDNVEIGGGGAKRSQSSVTSLSPSYLHQSTLSPKIRSASTSVMEDMRVGRIGAQRQAQRLAGVYGNRSRRRPNPQPHPDAAQQLVLLYPNNPAYQYHPILPTFPLAGSSPLNRYPYLSDYVTVSSLERYPQPRRRDYVRMDGMSRPPFYPLSYDSPPISPIRRNLRPTGSGGLGLARVYQPGSNGARLLGVGHTEAGHYSDDSNFLPGLPRRVASQPNVKFNLSRSSNPAFNPASEFRPLGYYPHLTRPSRPTYLPLNSSPLPNRPTSLCMIGGTAGSYSDSDPEVFYPYYCPPPPKGKVVRSAGLARMRFSSGSLQLDEEEEEEEEEEEEEEEEEEEEEEDGAAKEKAKKKLKGKEEKKEKTGGDGTKGAAKITEVTL, from the exons ATGGAGAGCGCGCGCTCCAGCGGCAGCCACGGAGAGGATGAGGAGCGCGCGAAGCCGTCGTGCCGCTGGGACTTTTGGGATTTACTCTCAGG gggagagagagagagagagagagagagagagatgggggacggTCACCGGCGGACCCGGAGACTCGGGAGCCTCACGACCAAGTCCCGGGTCTCCAAGGAGACGAAGCTCCGACTGCGCGTGGTCTTTCTGGATGACAGCGAGCGCACGTTCGAGGTGGAG CAAAAGGTTTTAGGAGGCGACTTCTTCAACAAAGTGTGTGGTCATCTGAAGCTGCTGGAGAAAGAGTACTTTGGACTGGAGTTCAGACACCACGGCGGCAGCTAC GTGTGGTTGGAGCTGCTGAAGCCGCTGGCCAAACAGATTACAT acaCCAACGATCTGTTCTTCAGGTTTATAGTAAAGTTCTTTCCACCAGATCCTGGACAACTTAAGAGAGGCCTCACCAG gtATCTTTTTGCCTTACAGATAAAGCAGGACTTGTCTAACGGCAGTCTGACCTGTAATGACAACAGCGCAGCCCTGCTGGTCTCTCACATACTGCAGT cagaGCTAGGGGACTATGACGAGGAGCTGGACTGTCACCATTTAGAGATGAAGCAGTACGTCCCCAACCAGGAATATCTAGACCATAAGATCATGAAGCTTCACAAGAAACACAG aggTGTGTCTCCAGGAGACTCTGACATCCAACTGCTGGAGGTGGCGAGGAAGCTGGACATGTACAGCATCCGGCCTCACCCCGCTCACGACGGGGAGGGAATGAGGATCAACCTGGCTGTAACACACTCTGGAGTACTGGTCTTTCAG GGAAACACCAAAATCAACACGTTCAGCTGGGCGAAGATCCGCAAGCTGAGCTTCAAGCGCAAACATTTCCTCATCAAACTACACGACAAAGTTGGG CCGTCGTGTAAGGACACACTAGAGTTCTGCATGGCCAGTCGAGATGTGTGCAAGTCCTTCTGGAAGATGTGTGTAGAGTACCACGCCTTCTTCAGGCTGGCAGAGGAACCGaagacaatacaaaaaaaactgctgtCCTGTAAAGGCTCCAGGTTTAGATACAG CGGACGGACGCAGAAGCAGCTGCTGGAGTGTATGGGATCAGGGGAGAAGAAGCCTTCGCACTTTGAGAG AACCTACTGTCAGTCAGACTACGATCGACAGTGTCGCTCCTCCCCTGATCTCCTCACGGACGTCTCCAAACAG ATGTACGAGCACTCCCACCTGTTCACCCGGTCAGGTAATTCCTTGGCGGTCTGCAGTCAGGATGAGTTGGACCCACATCATCGAGGCGTAGACAACGTCGAAATCGGTGGAGGAGGGGCTAAACGTAGCCAATCATCCgtcacttctctctctccatcataTCTACACCAGTCAACCCTCTCGCCCAAGATAAGATCCGCCTCCACATCTGTAATGGAGGACATGAGGGTCGGACGGATCGGGGCGCAGCGTCAAGCCCAAAGGCTAGCCGGTGTCTATGGAAACCGCTCACGGCGTCGGCCCAATCCTCAGCCACACCCTGACGCCGCTCAACAGCTGGTTCTTCTCTACCCAAACAATCCTGCCTACCAGTATCACCCAATCCTCCCAACATTCCCATTAGCAGGTTCCTCGCCTCTCAACCGATACCCCTACTTGTCAGACTACGTTACCGTTTCCTCACTGGAGCGGTACCCGCAGCCAAGGAGGCGGGATTATGTGAGGATGGATGGCATGTCGCGGCCGCCTTTCTATCCGCTGAGCTACGATTCGCCGCCAATCTCGCCAATCAGGAGGAACCTCCGCCCCACCGGATCAGGCGGGCTTGGATTGGCTCGGGTCTACCAGCCTGGAAGCAACGGGGCGAGGCTCCTGGGCGTTGGACATACAGAGGCGGGGCATTACAGCGATGACTCCAACTTCCTCCCGGGGCTCCCTCGCCGCGTGGCTAGCCAACCAAATGTCAAGTTTAACCTCTCAAGGAGTTCTAACCCTGCTTTTAACCCTGCCTCTGAGTTCCGTCCCCTTGGTTACTACCCCCACCTGACACGCCCCTCCAGACCCACCTACCTCCCTCTAAACTCCTCCCCTCTGCCCAATCGACCCACCTCACTATGCATGATAGGAGGCACCGCAGGAAGCTACAGCGACTCAGACCCGGAGGTTTTCTATCCGTATTACTGCCCACCACCCCCGAAGGGGAAAGTGGTACGGTCCGCTGGACTAGCCAGGATGAGGTTCTCCTCCGGGAGCCTCCAActggacgaggaggaggaggaggaggaggaggaggaggaggaggaggaggaggaggaggaagaggaagaagaggatggAGCAGCGAAGGAGAAAGCAAAAAAGAAGTTGAAGggcaaagaagagaagaaagaaaagacaggaGGAGATGGGACTAAAGGTGCTGCAAAGATTACTGAAGTCACATTGTGA
- the LOC144534011 gene encoding serine/threonine-protein kinase 26-like isoform X2, with protein sequence MEVPGMQSSQIDPEELFTKLDRIGKGSFGEVFKGIDNRTQSVVAIKTIDLEEAEDEIEDIQQEITVLSQCDSPYITKYFGSYLKGSKLWIIMEYLGGGSALDLLRAGPFDESQIATMLKEILKGLDYLHSEKKIHRDIKAANVLLSEHGQVKLADFGVAGQLTDTQIKRETFVGTPFWMAPEVIQQSAYDSKADIWSLGITAIELAKGEPPNSDMHPMRVLFHIPKSPPPTLSGDFSKSFKEFTEACLNKDPTFRPTAKELLKHKFIVKHCKKTSYLSELIDRYRRWKEEGHSGSSSDDSDSESSNKENSESPEWSFTTVRKKKTEGRKVLNGTGQDQQSKSASLTTVISPVFTELKQQHKEHSEQRLAIEELERNIRLAEEVCPGITDRMVTHIIASFFSPYFF encoded by the exons AGTTCTCAGATTGATCCGGAGGAGTTGTTCACCAAATTGGATCGCATTGGAAAGGGATCTTTTggagag GTGTTTAAAGGGATCGATAATCGTACTCAGAGCGTTGTCGCCATTAAGACGATCGATCTGGAGGAGGCTGAGGACGAGATCGAGGACATCCAGCAGGAGATCACAGTTCTCAGTCAGTGCGACAGTCCGTACATCACTAAGTACTTCGGCTCCTATCTGAAG GGCAGTAAACTATGGATCATCATGGAGTATCTGGGCGGAGGTTCAGCGCTCGACTTG cttcgGGCGGGTCCGTTTGATGAGTCTCAGATTGCCACCATGCTGAAGGAGATCTTGAAAGGGCTCGACTACCTGCACTCTGAGAAGAAGATCCACCGAGACATCAAAG CTGCCAACGTCCTGCTGTCGGAGCACGGTCAGGTGAAGCTGGCCGACTTCGGTGTGGCTGGTCAGCTGACGGACACGCAGATAAAGAGGGAAACCTTCGTGGGAACGCCGTTCTGGATGGCTCCGGAGGTCATCCAGCAGTCCGCCTACGACTCCAAG GCCGACATTTGGTCGCTTGGCATCACGGCCATTGAGCTCGCCAAGGGAGAGCCTCCCAACTCGGACATGCATCCGATGCGAGTGCTGTTCCACATCCCCAAGTCTCCTCCTCCGACGCTGAGCGGCGATTTCTCCAAGAGTTTCAAAGAGTTCACCGAGGCGTGCCTCAACAAGGACCCTACCttt CGTCCAACAGCCAAAGAGCTCCTCAAACACAAGTTCATCGTCAAACACTGTAAGAAGACGTCCTACCTCAGCGAGCTGATCGACCGGTACAGGCGCTGGAAGGAGGAGGGCCACAGCGGCAGCAGCTCTGACGACTCAGACAG tgagTCCAGTAATAAGGAGAACAGCGAGTCTCCCGAGTGGTCCTTTACCACGGTCCGTAAGAAGAAGACGGAGGGCAGGAAGGTCCTCAATGGAACG GGTCAGGATCAGCAGAGTAAATCAGCCAGTCTGACCACAGTCATCTCTCCTGTCTTTACTGAG TTGAAGCAGCAGCACAAGGAGCACTCTGAGCAGCGATTGGCCATCGAGGAGCTGGAACGCAACATCCGATTGGCTGAAGAGGTCTGTCCAGGCATCACAGACAGGATGGTCACACACATCATTGCTAG CTTTTTCTCTccctactttttttaa
- the LOC144534011 gene encoding serine/threonine-protein kinase 26-like isoform X3 → MEVPGMQSSQIDPEELFTKLDRIGKGSFGEVFKGIDNRTQSVVAIKTIDLEEAEDEIEDIQQEITVLSQCDSPYITKYFGSYLKGSKLWIIMEYLGGGSALDLLRAGPFDESQIATMLKEILKGLDYLHSEKKIHRDIKAANVLLSEHGQVKLADFGVAGQLTDTQIKRETFVGTPFWMAPEVIQQSAYDSKADIWSLGITAIELAKGEPPNSDMHPMRVLFHIPKSPPPTLSGDFSKSFKEFTEACLNKDPTFRPTAKELLKHKFIVKHCKKTSYLSELIDRYRRWKEEGHSGSSSDDSDSESSNKENSESPEWSFTTVRKKKTEGRKVLNGTGQDQQSKSASLTTVISPVFTELKQQHKEHSEQRLAIEELERNIRLAEEVCPGITDRMVTHIIARFTTN, encoded by the exons AGTTCTCAGATTGATCCGGAGGAGTTGTTCACCAAATTGGATCGCATTGGAAAGGGATCTTTTggagag GTGTTTAAAGGGATCGATAATCGTACTCAGAGCGTTGTCGCCATTAAGACGATCGATCTGGAGGAGGCTGAGGACGAGATCGAGGACATCCAGCAGGAGATCACAGTTCTCAGTCAGTGCGACAGTCCGTACATCACTAAGTACTTCGGCTCCTATCTGAAG GGCAGTAAACTATGGATCATCATGGAGTATCTGGGCGGAGGTTCAGCGCTCGACTTG cttcgGGCGGGTCCGTTTGATGAGTCTCAGATTGCCACCATGCTGAAGGAGATCTTGAAAGGGCTCGACTACCTGCACTCTGAGAAGAAGATCCACCGAGACATCAAAG CTGCCAACGTCCTGCTGTCGGAGCACGGTCAGGTGAAGCTGGCCGACTTCGGTGTGGCTGGTCAGCTGACGGACACGCAGATAAAGAGGGAAACCTTCGTGGGAACGCCGTTCTGGATGGCTCCGGAGGTCATCCAGCAGTCCGCCTACGACTCCAAG GCCGACATTTGGTCGCTTGGCATCACGGCCATTGAGCTCGCCAAGGGAGAGCCTCCCAACTCGGACATGCATCCGATGCGAGTGCTGTTCCACATCCCCAAGTCTCCTCCTCCGACGCTGAGCGGCGATTTCTCCAAGAGTTTCAAAGAGTTCACCGAGGCGTGCCTCAACAAGGACCCTACCttt CGTCCAACAGCCAAAGAGCTCCTCAAACACAAGTTCATCGTCAAACACTGTAAGAAGACGTCCTACCTCAGCGAGCTGATCGACCGGTACAGGCGCTGGAAGGAGGAGGGCCACAGCGGCAGCAGCTCTGACGACTCAGACAG tgagTCCAGTAATAAGGAGAACAGCGAGTCTCCCGAGTGGTCCTTTACCACGGTCCGTAAGAAGAAGACGGAGGGCAGGAAGGTCCTCAATGGAACG GGTCAGGATCAGCAGAGTAAATCAGCCAGTCTGACCACAGTCATCTCTCCTGTCTTTACTGAG TTGAAGCAGCAGCACAAGGAGCACTCTGAGCAGCGATTGGCCATCGAGGAGCTGGAACGCAACATCCGATTGGCTGAAGAGGTCTGTCCAGGCATCACAGACAGGATGGTCACACACATCATTGCTAG ATTCACGACGAACTGA